The genomic window GTAGGCATAAATTGGCTCCGAGAGTTTCTCCTAATAAGAGTATTGAGGGATTTGTCGGGGGCATTCTAGGTGCGGTACTGATAACAGTGATTTTCATGTTAGTGGACAGCACAGTTGCTCTTCCTTATGGGATTTATAGAATGAGTCTCTTTGCTGCCTTCTTCAGTGTGGCAGGTCAGTTTGGTGACTTGATTGAGAGTGCCATGAAACGCCATTTCGGTGTTAAGGATTCTGGGAAATTTATCCCGGGACATGGCGGTGTGTTGGATCGCTTTGATAGCATGCTGATTGTATTTCCAATGATGCACTTATTTGGCCTGTTTTAAAGAAAGGAATATTGAATGATTGGATTGCTAACCTTTATCCTGGTTTTTGGGATTATTGTGGTGGTGCATGAGTTTGGACATTTTTATTTTGCCAAGAAATCAGGCATTCTAGTTCGTGAATTTGCCATTGGTATGGGGCCCAAGATTTTTTCCCATATCGGTAAGGATGGCACTGCTTATACCATTCGGATCCTTCCTCTAGGAGGCTATGTTCGTATGGCAGGCTGGGGTGATGATGCGACAGAGATCAAGACGGGAACTCCGGTCAGTTTAACACTTGCTGATGATGGTAAGGTCAAACGGATCAACCTCTCAGGGAAGAAACTGGATCAAACGGCTCTTCCTATGCAGGTAACTCAGTTTGACTTTGAAGACAAGCTCTTTATCAAGGGTTTGGTCCTGGAAGAAGAAAAGACTTTTGCAGTGGATCATGATGCAACGGTTGTTGAAGAAGACGGAACCGAAGTGCGCATCGCTCCTCTGGATGTACAGTATCAAAATGCTTCTATCTGGGGCAAGCTCATCACCAACTTTGCAGGTCCTATGAATAACTTTATCTTAGGTGTTGTTGTTTTTTGGATCTTGATCTTTTTGCAAGGCGGTGTTAGAGATACTCAGACCAATCTCTTTCATGTCATGCCAGAGGGAGCTTTGGCTAAGGCGGGCGTAGCTGAGACCGCTCAAATTACCAAGGTCGGCTCGCACGAGGTTAAGAATTGGCAAGACTTGACCCAGGCTGTGGAAGCAGATACCAAGGACAAGACTGCCCCGACCTTGGATGTGACTATTTCTGAAAATGGTAGCGAAAAACAAGTCACGGTGACTCCAGAAGAGAATCAAGGACGTTACATTCTCGGGGTTCAACCAGGGGTCAAGTCAGACTTTCTATCCATGTTTGTTGGTGGATTTACAACTGCTGCCGACTCAGGGCTCCGTATCCTTTCGGCTCTGAAAAACTTGATTTTCCATCCAGATTTGAACAAACTCGGTGGTCCCGTTGCTATTTTTAAGGCAAGTAGCGATGCTGCTAAAAATGGAATTGAGAACGTCCTCTACTTCCTAGCTATGATTTCTATTAATATCGGGATTTTTAACTTGATTCCTATCCCGGCTTTGGATGGTGGAAAGATTGTGCTCAATATCCTAGAGGCAATTCGCCGGAAACCCCTTAAACAAGAAATTGAAACCTATGTCACCATGGCTGGTGTAGTTATCATGGTTGTCTTGATGCTAGCTGTGACCTGGAATGACATTATGCGACTCTTCTTTTAGATAATCGAGGAATATTATGAAACAAAGTAAAATGCTAATCCCTACGCTTCGCGAAATGCCAAGCGATGCTCAAGTTATCAGCCATGCCCTTATGTTGCGTGCTGGTTATGTTCGTCAAGTTTCTGCCGGTGTCTACTCTTACCTGCCACTTGCTAACCGTGTAATCGAAAAAGCCAAGAACATCATGCGCCAAGAATTTGATAAGATTGGTGCGGTGGAGATGTTGGCTCCTGCCCTTCTCAGTGCCGATCTTTGGCGTGAATCAGGTCGTTATGAAACTTATGGTGAAGACCTTTATAAACTGAAAAACCGTGAAAAGTCAGACTTTATTCTAGGTCCGACCCACGAAGAGACTTTTACAGCTATTGTCCGTGATTCTGTTAAGTCTTACAAGCAATTGCCACTCAATCTCTACCAAATTCAACCGAAATACCGTGATGAAAAACGTCCACGTAACGGGCTTCTCCGTACGCGTGAATTTATCATGAAAGACGGCTATAGTTTCCATGCTAATTACGATAGTTTGGATGTGACTTATGACGAGTACAAAGTGGCCTATGAACGTATCTTTACTCGTAGTGGCTTGGACTTTAAAGCCATCATCGGTGACGGTGGAGCTATGGGTGGTAAGGACAGCCAAGAATTTATGGCCATCACACCAGCTCGTACAGACCTCGACCGCTGGGTTGTCTTAGATAAGTCAGTTGCCTCATTTGATGAAATTCCTGCAGAAGTGCAAGAAGAAATCAAGGCAGAATTACTTAAATGGATGGTTTCTGGTGAAGATACCATCGCCTACTCAAGTGAGTCTAGTTATGCGGCTAACTTAGAAATGGCAACAAACGAGTACAAACCAAGCAACCGTGTCGTTGCGGAAGAAGAAGTGACTCGTGTCGCAACACCAGATGTTAAATCAATTGATGAAGTGGCAGCCTTCCTAAACGTGCCAGAAGAGCAAACGATCAAAACCCTCTTCTACATGGCAGATGGAGAGCTTGTTGCAGCCCTTCTAGTTGGAAATGACCAACTCAATGAAGTCAAGTTGAAAAACCACTTGGGTGCAGATTTCTTTGATGTTGCGAGCGAAGAAGAAGTGGCAAGTGTTATCCCAGCTGGCTTTGGTTCACTTGGTCCAGTTGGTTTGCCAGAAAATGTGAAAATCATTGCAGATCGTAAGGTACAAGATGTTCGCAATGCTGTTGTGGGGGCTAACGAAGATGGCTACCACTTGACAGGTGTGAACCCAGGTCGTGATTTCACTGCAGAATACGTGGATATTCGTGAAGTTCGTGAGGGTGAAATTTCACCAGATGGACAAGGTGTTCTTAACTTTGCCCGTGGTATCGAGATTGGTCACATCTTTAAGCTCGGAACTCGTTATTCAGCAAGTATGGGTGCAGATGTTTTGGATGAAAATGGCCGTGCTGTGCCAATCATCATGGGATGTTACGGTATCGGTGTTAGCCGTCTTCTCTCCGCAGTT from Streptococcus oralis includes these protein-coding regions:
- the rseP gene encoding RIP metalloprotease RseP, translated to MIGLLTFILVFGIIVVVHEFGHFYFAKKSGILVREFAIGMGPKIFSHIGKDGTAYTIRILPLGGYVRMAGWGDDATEIKTGTPVSLTLADDGKVKRINLSGKKLDQTALPMQVTQFDFEDKLFIKGLVLEEEKTFAVDHDATVVEEDGTEVRIAPLDVQYQNASIWGKLITNFAGPMNNFILGVVVFWILIFLQGGVRDTQTNLFHVMPEGALAKAGVAETAQITKVGSHEVKNWQDLTQAVEADTKDKTAPTLDVTISENGSEKQVTVTPEENQGRYILGVQPGVKSDFLSMFVGGFTTAADSGLRILSALKNLIFHPDLNKLGGPVAIFKASSDAAKNGIENVLYFLAMISINIGIFNLIPIPALDGGKIVLNILEAIRRKPLKQEIETYVTMAGVVIMVVLMLAVTWNDIMRLFF
- a CDS encoding proline--tRNA ligase — translated: MKQSKMLIPTLREMPSDAQVISHALMLRAGYVRQVSAGVYSYLPLANRVIEKAKNIMRQEFDKIGAVEMLAPALLSADLWRESGRYETYGEDLYKLKNREKSDFILGPTHEETFTAIVRDSVKSYKQLPLNLYQIQPKYRDEKRPRNGLLRTREFIMKDGYSFHANYDSLDVTYDEYKVAYERIFTRSGLDFKAIIGDGGAMGGKDSQEFMAITPARTDLDRWVVLDKSVASFDEIPAEVQEEIKAELLKWMVSGEDTIAYSSESSYAANLEMATNEYKPSNRVVAEEEVTRVATPDVKSIDEVAAFLNVPEEQTIKTLFYMADGELVAALLVGNDQLNEVKLKNHLGADFFDVASEEEVASVIPAGFGSLGPVGLPENVKIIADRKVQDVRNAVVGANEDGYHLTGVNPGRDFTAEYVDIREVREGEISPDGQGVLNFARGIEIGHIFKLGTRYSASMGADVLDENGRAVPIIMGCYGIGVSRLLSAVMEQHARLFVNKTPKGEYRYAWGVNFPKELAPFDVHLITVNVKDEEAQTLTEKLEASLMGAGYEVLTDDRNERVGVKFSDSDLIGLPIRITVGKKAADGIVEVKIKATGDTIEVHADNLLETLEILSKK